Proteins from one Oscillatoria nigro-viridis PCC 7112 genomic window:
- a CDS encoding PhoH family protein, whose protein sequence is MNEKLIIELPSIQSAMSLAGNQEENLKMISKQTGANLVMRGQELLISGTKSQVELCHKLVRSLSDYWKSGKNITGVEIQTARQALDTNRQGDLQDLQRDVLARTRRGEEIRAKTFKQRQYVQAVRTHDLTFCIGPAGTGKTFLAAIFAVQALLSKQYERLILTRPAVEAGEKLGFLPGDLQQKVDPYLRPLYDALQEMIDPEKMADLMERGLIEVAPLAYMRGRTLSNAFVILDEAQNTTPAQMKMVLTRLGFRSRMVVTGDITQTDLPPNQQSGLSVAQNILRNVEGIAFCEFSQADVVRHPLVQRIVAAYELHEK, encoded by the coding sequence ATGAATGAAAAACTAATAATAGAGTTACCGAGCATTCAAAGCGCAATGTCGCTGGCCGGTAATCAAGAAGAAAACCTGAAAATGATCTCTAAGCAAACCGGTGCTAACCTGGTAATGCGAGGGCAAGAACTGCTGATTTCTGGCACAAAAAGTCAAGTAGAATTGTGTCATAAATTAGTGCGATCGCTCTCCGACTATTGGAAATCAGGCAAAAATATTACCGGAGTTGAAATCCAGACAGCGCGCCAAGCTTTGGATACCAACCGCCAAGGCGATTTACAAGACTTGCAGCGAGACGTTCTAGCCAGAACCCGCCGCGGCGAAGAAATTAGAGCCAAAACCTTCAAGCAGCGGCAATACGTCCAAGCAGTACGCACGCACGACCTGACATTTTGCATTGGCCCCGCTGGTACTGGCAAAACATTTCTAGCTGCTATTTTCGCCGTCCAAGCCCTGTTGAGCAAGCAGTACGAACGGCTGATTTTAACCAGGCCAGCCGTGGAAGCTGGCGAAAAATTAGGGTTTTTGCCCGGAGATTTGCAGCAAAAAGTCGATCCGTATTTGCGCCCGCTTTACGACGCCCTGCAAGAAATGATCGACCCGGAAAAAATGGCTGATTTAATGGAAAGAGGCTTGATCGAAGTAGCTCCTTTAGCTTATATGCGGGGGCGCACTCTCAGCAATGCTTTCGTAATTTTGGACGAAGCTCAAAATACGACGCCGGCTCAGATGAAAATGGTGTTGACTCGTCTGGGCTTTCGATCGAGAATGGTAGTGACGGGCGATATCACTCAAACAGATTTGCCGCCAAACCAACAGTCGGGATTGTCAGTCGCCCAAAACATTCTACGCAACGTTGAGGGCATTGCTTTCTGCGAATTCTCTCAGGCGGATGTGGTGCGACATCCTCTAGTGCAGCGGATTGTCGCTGCTTACGAACTGCACGAAAAATAG
- a CDS encoding ChuX/HutX family heme-like substrate-binding protein yields MPNLKEFLEACEQLGTLRLIVTSSAAVLEVRGSIHKLFYAELPKGKYANMHAEIFEFHLNMDKIKQVKFETGEAKRGNFTTYAIRFIDEQNEAALSAFLQWGKPGEYEPGQVESWHELKEKYGEVWEPAPVEAL; encoded by the coding sequence ATGCCTAACCTGAAAGAATTCTTGGAAGCTTGCGAACAATTGGGAACGCTGCGTTTAATCGTGACTAGCAGCGCGGCGGTGCTGGAAGTGCGCGGTTCAATTCACAAGCTGTTTTATGCGGAGTTGCCGAAGGGTAAATATGCCAATATGCACGCCGAAATATTTGAGTTTCACCTAAATATGGATAAAATAAAACAGGTGAAGTTTGAAACGGGTGAGGCGAAAAGAGGGAATTTCACTACTTATGCAATCCGTTTTATCGACGAACAAAATGAGGCTGCTTTGAGCGCGTTTTTGCAGTGGGGAAAGCCGGGGGAATACGAACCGGGACAGGTAGAAAGTTGGCACGAATTGAAGGAAAAATACGGGGAGGTTTGGGAACCTGCACCTGTTGAGGCGCTTTAA
- a CDS encoding DUF6816 family protein: MKVIWSFCLALLVLLWGGGARAGVLGDRISSFPNWESKPPIAVAKGDLVYPDWMAGNWNVASTLVDLAAPLAPNIVTPGFESNRQYLQQPVLFKVRFQPEKNIGLISNYTFKKAQNIVADRTFNGLSIAQAYLGDGGVLSVKVDPTNPNRQITVLKGERQLISIVTSRGTETPNPCEFVSTEISQQVFRGESDIYLNEVETTTAYRVVGGGKNGDSASKRIEADQVTAIYLSPQDPDYFAAGGHPVALYRYRLELVPA, from the coding sequence ATGAAGGTAATTTGGAGTTTTTGTTTGGCTTTGCTGGTGTTGCTGTGGGGTGGCGGTGCGAGAGCGGGGGTTTTGGGCGATCGCATATCAAGTTTTCCCAATTGGGAAAGCAAGCCTCCTATCGCTGTAGCTAAGGGAGATTTGGTATATCCCGATTGGATGGCGGGGAATTGGAATGTTGCTAGCACTTTGGTAGATTTAGCCGCTCCTTTAGCGCCAAATATTGTCACGCCAGGGTTTGAAAGCAACCGCCAGTATTTGCAGCAGCCGGTATTATTTAAAGTGCGATTTCAACCTGAAAAAAATATTGGCTTAATTTCTAATTATACATTTAAAAAGGCTCAAAATATTGTAGCCGATCGCACTTTTAACGGTTTGAGTATTGCCCAGGCTTATTTAGGCGACGGTGGCGTACTTTCGGTAAAAGTCGATCCGACCAATCCCAACCGCCAAATTACAGTTTTGAAAGGGGAACGCCAATTAATTTCGATTGTTACCAGTCGGGGAACTGAGACGCCGAATCCTTGCGAGTTTGTGTCTACAGAGATTTCTCAGCAGGTGTTTCGGGGAGAGTCTGATATTTATTTAAACGAGGTGGAAACAACAACGGCTTATCGAGTTGTTGGAGGTGGGAAAAATGGCGATTCTGCGAGTAAAAGAATTGAGGCCGATCAGGTGACAGCGATTTATTTGTCGCCGCAAGACCCGGATTATTTCGCTGCTGGGGGGCATCCTGTGGCTCTGTACCGCTATCGGTTGGAGTTGGTGCCGGCATGA
- the psbA gene encoding photosystem II q(b) protein: protein MTTTLQQRSSANVWERFCEWVTSTDNRIYVGWFGVLMIPTLLSATICYVIAFIAAPPVDIDGIREPVAGSLMYGNNIITGAVVPSSNAIGLHFYPIWEAASLDEWLYNGGPYQLVIFHFLIGVFCYMGREWELSYRLGMRPWICVAYSAPVAAATAVFLIYPIGQGSFSDGMPLGISGTFNFMIVFQAEHNILMHPFHMLGVAGVFGGSLFSAMHGSLVTSSLVRETTETESQNYGYKFGQEEETYNIVAAHGYFGRLIFQYASFNNSRSLHFLLGAWPVVGIWFTALGISTMAFNLNGFNFNQSIIDSQGRVINTWADVINRANLGMEVMHERNAHNFPLDLAAAETTPVAMVAPSING from the coding sequence ATGACAACGACCTTACAGCAGCGCTCTAGCGCCAACGTCTGGGAACGCTTCTGCGAGTGGGTAACATCCACCGACAACCGCATCTATGTAGGTTGGTTCGGCGTCTTGATGATTCCCACCCTGCTCAGCGCCACCATCTGCTACGTCATCGCCTTCATCGCTGCCCCACCAGTGGACATCGACGGCATCCGCGAACCAGTAGCAGGTTCCTTAATGTACGGCAACAACATCATCACAGGTGCAGTTGTCCCCTCATCCAACGCCATCGGCTTGCACTTCTACCCCATCTGGGAAGCAGCTTCCCTCGATGAGTGGCTGTACAACGGCGGCCCTTACCAATTGGTAATCTTCCACTTCCTGATCGGTGTATTTTGCTACATGGGTCGCGAATGGGAACTGTCCTACCGCTTGGGAATGCGTCCTTGGATCTGCGTCGCTTACTCTGCACCAGTAGCAGCAGCAACCGCAGTATTCTTGATCTACCCTATAGGACAAGGCTCCTTCTCTGACGGTATGCCCTTGGGTATCTCCGGTACATTCAACTTCATGATCGTGTTCCAAGCCGAGCACAACATCCTGATGCACCCCTTCCACATGTTGGGAGTTGCCGGTGTCTTCGGTGGTAGCTTGTTCTCCGCCATGCACGGTTCCTTAGTTACCTCTAGCTTGGTTCGCGAAACCACCGAAACCGAATCGCAAAACTACGGTTACAAATTCGGTCAAGAAGAAGAAACCTACAACATCGTCGCAGCCCACGGCTACTTCGGTCGTTTGATTTTCCAATACGCTTCCTTCAACAACAGCCGTTCCTTGCACTTCTTGTTAGGTGCATGGCCAGTAGTCGGCATCTGGTTTACCGCTTTGGGTATCTCCACGATGGCGTTCAACTTGAACGGTTTCAACTTCAACCAATCGATTATCGACTCTCAAGGTCGCGTCATCAATACTTGGGCTGATGTCATCAACCGCGCTAACTTGGGTATGGAAGTAATGCACGAGCGCAACGCTCACAACTTCCCGCTTGACTTGGCTGCTGCTGAAACTACTCCTGTAGCAATGGTTGCTCCTTCGATCAACGGCTAA
- a CDS encoding type II toxin-antitoxin system VapC family toxin, which produces MIVILDSNILALLVTPLDEKFSEDEKLGTEIHQCTKWFERLLSKGARIIVSDICDYEVRREFIRIKSKSVQELDNLRDLIEFKPVTFAVLEKAAELWAEARYLSQSNKIKENIDVDCIMAAQWCLLKEQYPGRKIIIATKNIKDFQRVTDCDVWQNITYL; this is translated from the coding sequence GTGATTGTAATTCTAGACTCTAATATTCTTGCTTTGTTGGTTACGCCTCTTGATGAAAAATTTTCGGAAGATGAGAAGCTAGGCACGGAGATTCATCAATGCACAAAATGGTTTGAACGCCTATTGTCGAAAGGTGCGCGTATAATTGTTTCTGATATCTGTGATTATGAAGTTAGACGCGAATTCATTCGTATTAAAAGCAAAAGTGTTCAAGAGTTAGACAACCTGAGAGATTTAATTGAATTTAAACCAGTAACTTTTGCTGTGCTAGAAAAGGCTGCCGAACTATGGGCTGAAGCAAGATATCTGAGTCAATCTAATAAAATCAAGGAGAACATTGATGTAGACTGCATTATGGCTGCTCAATGGTGTCTACTCAAAGAGCAATATCCTGGTCGTAAAATCATTATTGCAACTAAAAATATTAAAGATTTTCAACGTGTTACCGATTGTGATGTTTGGCAAAACATTACTTATTTATAG
- a CDS encoding GerMN domain-containing protein yields MKDGQEVRRVSTAVIAGVCGLALLAGGGIAWWTANRSPTPANTQSSAQTTAPPLSPSPAESPAVVIPVPPPNPVQVPQVQTPQVQTPQVQTPQVQTPQALVPKSPQPKPLPQTDVQTVQVYWVKDASGKFEGVPTKVAVKQADKPDAALQAAFNSLLAGPKDATVSSEIPKGTKLRSLSVKNDGVYVDLSAEFTSGGGSNSMTGRLGQVIYTATSLQPNTKVWISVEGKPLELLGGEGLEVAQPSTRESFDKNFPL; encoded by the coding sequence ATGAAAGATGGACAAGAAGTACGCCGCGTCTCCACAGCCGTCATTGCCGGTGTTTGCGGGTTGGCTTTACTGGCGGGAGGGGGCATTGCCTGGTGGACCGCGAACCGTTCGCCAACCCCCGCAAATACGCAATCTTCTGCTCAAACTACCGCTCCGCCGCTGTCCCCAAGTCCTGCGGAATCTCCTGCTGTAGTTATCCCCGTACCCCCTCCCAATCCTGTACAAGTGCCACAGGTTCAGACGCCACAGGTTCAGACGCCACAGGTTCAGACGCCACAGGTTCAGACGCCGCAGGCTCTAGTCCCAAAGTCGCCGCAGCCAAAGCCGTTGCCGCAGACTGATGTTCAGACAGTGCAAGTCTACTGGGTTAAAGATGCGAGCGGCAAATTTGAGGGAGTTCCGACGAAAGTAGCTGTCAAACAAGCTGACAAGCCTGATGCAGCTTTACAAGCTGCTTTTAACAGTTTGTTGGCTGGGCCCAAGGATGCAACTGTTTCTAGCGAAATTCCTAAGGGGACAAAACTGCGGAGTTTGAGTGTCAAGAATGACGGAGTGTATGTCGATTTGTCGGCCGAATTTACTTCGGGGGGAGGGAGCAATTCGATGACTGGCCGGTTAGGGCAAGTTATCTATACGGCTACGAGTTTACAACCGAATACCAAGGTTTGGATTTCGGTGGAAGGGAAGCCATTAGAACTTTTAGGCGGCGAAGGTTTGGAGGTGGCTCAGCCGAGTACCCGCGAAAGTTTTGACAAAAATTTTCCCCTTTAG
- a CDS encoding ArsR/SmtB family transcription factor, translating into MLIFPDHFSPVSLMKSSQPVPQEVVQQVAEYFSILSEPMRLRILNLLRDGEKCVQELVEATQTSQANVSKHLKLMLQAGILTRRSEGTSAYYKVQDELIFELCNMVCDRLATRIEQQALHFRAFSLTTKH; encoded by the coding sequence ATGCTAATATTTCCCGATCACTTCTCTCCGGTGAGTTTGATGAAGTCATCCCAGCCTGTCCCGCAAGAGGTTGTGCAACAAGTTGCTGAGTATTTCAGTATTTTGAGCGAACCCATGCGTTTACGAATTTTGAACTTGCTTCGCGACGGCGAAAAATGCGTGCAAGAATTGGTGGAAGCTACTCAAACGAGTCAAGCCAATGTTTCTAAGCACCTAAAACTCATGCTCCAAGCTGGTATCCTCACTCGCCGGAGTGAAGGAACTTCAGCTTATTATAAGGTGCAAGACGAGTTAATTTTTGAGCTGTGTAATATGGTGTGCGATCGGCTTGCCACCCGGATCGAACAGCAAGCCCTACACTTTCGGGCATTTAGCCTCACTACGAAGCACTGA
- the accB gene encoding acetyl-CoA carboxylase biotin carboxyl carrier protein gives MQLDLNQLCDLLTVLDKTGISELTLKSGDIELTVRKGILASSPATSAALPVTVATVAPSLLGAVPSPTLASPPAVDQNLAADLAAPVPVAPVAVPAAVPASVDTKWVPIISPMVGTFYRAAAPDEPPFVNVGDRIKVGQTVCIIEAMKLMNEIDADEVSGQVMEILVQNGEPVEYGQVLMRINPD, from the coding sequence GTGCAACTAGACTTAAACCAGCTTTGTGACCTGCTAACTGTATTAGACAAAACTGGCATTTCGGAACTCACCTTAAAAAGTGGGGATATTGAACTGACAGTACGCAAAGGCATTCTGGCAAGTTCACCAGCCACCTCTGCTGCGCTCCCTGTTACCGTCGCGACTGTGGCTCCGAGCCTGTTGGGCGCGGTTCCTAGCCCCACCTTAGCGTCACCTCCTGCGGTTGACCAAAATTTAGCAGCGGATCTGGCAGCCCCTGTACCCGTCGCCCCTGTCGCCGTACCTGCTGCCGTACCTGCTTCTGTCGATACCAAATGGGTGCCAATTATCTCGCCGATGGTAGGAACCTTTTATCGCGCTGCTGCTCCTGACGAGCCGCCTTTTGTCAATGTGGGCGATCGCATCAAGGTCGGCCAGACAGTCTGTATTATCGAAGCGATGAAGCTGATGAACGAGATCGATGCTGATGAAGTCTCCGGTCAAGTGATGGAAATTTTAGTTCAAAATGGCGAACCTGTCGAATACGGTCAAGTGTTGATGCGAATTAATCCGGATTGA
- the efp gene encoding elongation factor P codes for MISSNDFRPGVSIEWNNGVWRVIEFLHVKPGKGSAFVRTKLKNVQTGNVVEQTFRAGETMPQANLEKSVMQHTYKEGDDFVFMDMETYEESRLNAKQIGDRVKYLSEGMEVSILRWNDQIMEVELPNSVVLEVLQTDPGVKGDTATGGSKPAIVSTGAQVMVPLFISIGERIRIDTREDKYLGRE; via the coding sequence ATGATTTCCAGTAACGACTTTCGACCAGGTGTTTCAATTGAATGGAATAACGGCGTGTGGCGGGTTATCGAATTCCTCCACGTCAAGCCAGGAAAAGGCTCGGCTTTCGTGCGGACAAAATTAAAAAACGTCCAAACCGGAAACGTAGTAGAACAAACCTTCCGGGCGGGCGAGACTATGCCTCAAGCCAACCTGGAAAAGAGTGTGATGCAGCATACCTATAAAGAGGGCGACGATTTCGTCTTTATGGATATGGAAACTTACGAGGAAAGTCGCCTCAATGCTAAGCAAATAGGCGATCGTGTCAAGTACCTCAGTGAAGGGATGGAAGTCAGCATCCTGCGCTGGAACGACCAAATCATGGAAGTGGAACTGCCCAACTCTGTTGTCTTGGAAGTGCTGCAAACCGATCCGGGAGTCAAAGGAGATACTGCCACTGGTGGCAGCAAACCCGCGATCGTCTCCACCGGAGCTCAGGTTATGGTGCCTCTATTTATTTCCATTGGAGAACGGATTCGGATTGATACTCGTGAAGACAAGTACCTCGGCCGAGAGTAG
- a CDS encoding peptidylprolyl isomerase produces the protein MLHWPNFSIDTCKRWVKTVALALLLFTLSLSFSAVSHAKRPSSSMPAGNAITDGRALLRFALPIDNQTVRELQISLEDIGNHIRSKRWGPISSDVSKASRILNLRESDLLESIPDAKKPEAEALVAGVKEKIAQLEKAVEAKDRDKVIDLKATILGSVGEIEELMVKKFPFEVPAKYANLPQLKGRATVAVQTEKGEITVVVDGYSAPVTAGNFVDLVDRGFYDGLPFIRSEESYVLQTGDPEGKEVGFIDPATGKYRNIPLEVLVRDEKEPIYGITLEDAGRYRDEPVLPFSAFGTVAMARTETDPDSASSQFFFFLFEPELTPAGLNLLDGRYAVFGYMIEGKEVLEQLKQGDKIVSAKVVKGIENLVRPQV, from the coding sequence ATGTTGCATTGGCCTAATTTCTCGATCGATACGTGCAAGCGCTGGGTCAAAACCGTCGCTTTAGCACTCTTGCTGTTCACTCTCTCCCTGAGTTTCAGTGCAGTTTCCCATGCCAAACGCCCCAGCAGCAGCATGCCTGCGGGGAATGCGATTACGGACGGCCGGGCGCTGCTGCGCTTCGCTTTACCTATTGACAATCAGACTGTGCGAGAGTTGCAAATCAGTCTCGAAGACATTGGCAACCACATACGATCTAAACGTTGGGGCCCCATTAGCAGCGATGTCAGCAAGGCTTCCAGGATTCTCAACCTTCGGGAATCTGACCTTTTAGAGAGTATTCCCGACGCGAAAAAGCCGGAAGCTGAGGCGCTAGTTGCAGGAGTCAAGGAGAAAATTGCTCAACTGGAAAAGGCTGTTGAGGCTAAAGACAGGGACAAAGTGATTGACTTGAAAGCCACAATCCTAGGTTCGGTAGGCGAAATCGAAGAGTTGATGGTGAAAAAGTTTCCGTTTGAAGTGCCTGCCAAGTATGCTAATCTGCCTCAACTGAAAGGGCGCGCTACTGTGGCCGTACAAACTGAAAAAGGCGAAATTACTGTTGTGGTTGACGGCTACAGCGCCCCGGTTACGGCTGGTAATTTTGTGGATTTGGTCGATCGAGGTTTTTATGACGGTTTGCCGTTTATTCGATCGGAAGAATCCTACGTTTTGCAAACGGGAGACCCCGAAGGCAAGGAAGTTGGTTTTATTGACCCAGCTACTGGCAAATACCGGAATATACCGCTAGAAGTGCTCGTCAGGGACGAAAAAGAACCTATTTACGGGATTACTCTAGAAGATGCGGGGCGTTATCGCGACGAACCTGTTTTGCCTTTTTCTGCTTTCGGTACAGTGGCCATGGCCCGTACAGAAACTGACCCTGATAGCGCTTCTTCTCAGTTTTTCTTTTTCTTGTTTGAACCTGAACTCACGCCCGCTGGCCTGAATCTGTTGGACGGCCGCTATGCTGTTTTTGGTTACATGATTGAAGGCAAAGAAGTTTTGGAGCAACTGAAGCAGGGAGACAAGATTGTATCTGCTAAGGTAGTTAAAGGAATCGAAAATTTGGTGCGACCTCAAGTTTAA
- the thiL gene encoding thiamine-phosphate kinase has protein sequence MQVKDIGEQGLLRILQKFCPAEIVGDDCAVMAANLNQSLAITTDMLVDGVHFSDRTTGPYYAGWRAAAANLSDLAAMGARPLAVTVALAVAADTAVEWVEEFYRGMTACLQEYDTPIVGGDVVRSPVVTVAITAFGQVECDRTISRSNARSGWAIVATGVHGASRAGLELLLNPEFGQNLTEVDRASLILAHQCPKPRLDVLPVVWEILGCEGAMEPPLSPPLSKGGKQDFNSPPLSKGGPGGVNSPIAKGGPGGVQSSIAIAGMDSSDGLADAIIQICRASGVGAKVDRTKIPIPDIFSEIVSPEKALDWALYGGEDFELVLFLPIANAKLLVEKIGDGAAIVGTATESTDIWLTDSSGIDRDTVLKLDRGFQHF, from the coding sequence ATGCAAGTTAAAGATATCGGTGAACAAGGTCTTTTAAGAATATTGCAAAAATTCTGCCCCGCAGAGATAGTGGGTGATGATTGCGCTGTCATGGCTGCAAATCTCAACCAATCTCTGGCTATCACTACAGATATGTTGGTGGATGGAGTGCATTTTAGCGATCGCACTACGGGGCCTTATTACGCAGGATGGCGCGCCGCAGCGGCAAATTTGTCGGATCTAGCTGCGATGGGAGCAAGGCCTCTGGCGGTGACTGTAGCCCTCGCTGTGGCGGCGGATACTGCTGTGGAGTGGGTGGAAGAGTTTTATCGGGGGATGACGGCTTGCTTGCAAGAATATGATACGCCGATCGTCGGTGGCGATGTTGTGCGATCGCCCGTGGTGACGGTGGCGATTACGGCTTTTGGACAAGTTGAGTGCGATCGTACCATTAGTCGGTCAAATGCGCGATCGGGCTGGGCGATTGTGGCTACCGGCGTTCACGGAGCCTCCCGCGCGGGATTAGAATTGCTGTTAAATCCAGAATTCGGGCAAAATCTTACAGAAGTCGATCGAGCTTCTTTAATTCTCGCTCACCAGTGCCCTAAACCGAGGCTGGATGTTTTGCCGGTTGTTTGGGAAATACTGGGTTGTGAAGGTGCGATGGAACCCCCCCTCAGTCCCCCCCTTAGCAAGGGGGGGAAGCAAGATTTCAATTCTCCCCCCCTTAGCAAGGGGGGGCCGGGGGGGGTTAATTCCCCAATTGCTAAGGGGGGGCCGGGGGGGGTTCAATCCTCAATTGCAATTGCGGGAATGGATAGCAGCGACGGTTTAGCAGATGCGATTATTCAAATTTGTCGGGCTAGCGGTGTTGGCGCAAAAGTCGATCGCACCAAAATACCGATTCCCGATATTTTCAGCGAAATAGTATCACCCGAAAAAGCTTTAGATTGGGCCTTATACGGCGGCGAAGACTTCGAGTTAGTGCTGTTTTTGCCGATCGCAAATGCTAAATTATTAGTCGAAAAAATCGGTGATGGTGCTGCGATTGTGGGAACAGCTACGGAGAGCACCGATATCTGGTTGACTGATAGCAGCGGTATCGATCGTGATACTGTATTAAAGCTCGATCGAGGATTTCAACACTTCTAA
- a CDS encoding cysteine desulfurase family protein, translated as MQIYLDYSATTPARPEAIQAMQKALTQQWGNPSSLHEWGQRAATALELARMQVASLINALPESMIFTSGGTEADNLAIMGIARLYTKPQHIIISSVEHSAVAEPARQLEQLGWEVTRLPVDKFGRIHPLDLQESLRSNTVLISIIYGQSEVGTLQPIEALGQIARDRNIMFHTDAVQVAGKLQVDVQKLPVDLLSVSSHKLYGPQGAGALYVRPGVELVPMLGGGGQELKLRSGTQALPAIVGFGVAAELALQEIDVETPRLIALRDRLFDRLSHVPSLVPTGDRYCRLPHHVSFCIISPSSRPYQQRDTGRITGKTLVRQLNLAGIGISSGSACSSGKLTPSPILLAMGYDEIGAVGGIRLTLGRETTEADIDWTVIAIEQILDRLMPKVALSRR; from the coding sequence ATGCAAATTTATCTCGACTATAGTGCCACAACACCCGCACGCCCAGAAGCGATTCAAGCCATGCAAAAAGCCCTGACTCAACAGTGGGGTAATCCTTCCAGCTTGCACGAGTGGGGACAAAGGGCGGCGACAGCTTTAGAATTAGCAAGAATGCAGGTTGCTAGCTTGATTAACGCGCTACCGGAATCGATGATTTTTACCAGTGGCGGCACAGAAGCAGACAATTTGGCAATTATGGGAATTGCCCGTCTTTATACAAAGCCGCAGCATATTATTATCTCCAGCGTAGAGCACTCCGCAGTAGCAGAACCGGCGCGACAACTCGAACAGTTGGGATGGGAAGTGACGCGCCTACCAGTGGATAAATTTGGGCGAATTCACCCTTTGGATTTGCAAGAGTCGCTGCGATCGAATACAGTGTTAATTTCAATCATTTACGGACAAAGCGAAGTTGGCACGCTGCAACCAATCGAGGCATTAGGACAAATTGCGCGCGATCGCAATATCATGTTTCATACCGATGCAGTTCAAGTTGCCGGCAAGCTGCAAGTTGACGTGCAGAAACTGCCCGTAGACTTGCTTTCGGTTTCCAGTCACAAACTTTACGGGCCGCAAGGTGCAGGCGCGCTTTACGTGCGTCCGGGAGTAGAATTAGTGCCAATGTTGGGGGGCGGCGGGCAAGAATTGAAACTGCGTTCCGGGACACAAGCGCTGCCGGCAATCGTCGGTTTTGGGGTGGCGGCGGAGTTAGCTTTGCAGGAAATAGATGTGGAAACGCCGAGGTTAATTGCATTGCGCGATCGACTTTTTGACCGATTATCCCACGTACCCAGTTTAGTACCAACTGGCGATCGATATTGTCGGCTGCCGCACCACGTCAGTTTTTGCATAATCTCCCCTTCCTCTCGCCCTTATCAACAGAGAGATACAGGGCGAATCACAGGCAAAACTCTAGTGCGGCAGCTAAATTTAGCAGGAATTGGCATTAGTTCCGGTTCTGCTTGTAGCAGCGGCAAACTAACTCCCAGTCCGATATTATTAGCAATGGGATATGACGAAATCGGCGCAGTTGGTGGAATTCGATTGACTCTAGGACGAGAAACCACAGAAGCTGATATTGATTGGACAGTAATTGCGATCGAGCAAATTTTGGATAGATTAATGCCCAAAGTAGCATTATCTAGACGTTAG
- a CDS encoding DUF7682 family zinc-binding protein has translation MAKRKRIFPCGHKGYGKACHRCTQELLAQQHFVEVLTQKQTKKQEREASFARDIIDLRGLPDHVVTKARAIIAALGENKNYRDFGGKRLRHNRLIISIPVTRNYRMLCEDCGTFLIPQKVLSHEDYNVCKPGSH, from the coding sequence ATGGCTAAAAGAAAAAGAATTTTTCCGTGCGGTCACAAAGGATATGGTAAAGCGTGCCATCGCTGCACGCAAGAGTTGCTGGCGCAGCAGCATTTCGTTGAAGTGCTGACACAAAAACAAACCAAAAAACAAGAGAGGGAAGCATCATTTGCTAGAGATATCATCGATCTCAGAGGTCTGCCCGACCACGTAGTCACTAAAGCCCGGGCAATTATAGCAGCTTTGGGCGAAAATAAGAATTACAGAGATTTCGGCGGCAAACGCCTGCGTCACAACCGTTTGATAATCAGTATTCCTGTAACTCGCAACTACAGAATGCTTTGTGAAGATTGCGGCACTTTCTTAATTCCCCAAAAAGTTTTGTCGCACGAAGACTACAACGTCTGCAAACCAGGAAGTCATTAG